One Helianthus annuus cultivar XRQ/B chromosome 12, HanXRQr2.0-SUNRISE, whole genome shotgun sequence genomic region harbors:
- the LOC110914256 gene encoding 50S ribosomal protein L14, chloroplastic-like, protein MKFNPGNTGSQFFLLPGASIHFEIERCLPVDIVEAQSKYGFWGWNLWRQPIGFLVFLISSLAECERLPFDLPEAEEELVAGYQTEYSGIKFGLFYVALNVADNSGARELMCIRIIGASNRRYAHIGDVIVVVIKDAVPNMPLERSEVVRAVIVRTCKELKRDNGMIIRYDDNAAVVIDQEGNPKGTRVFGAIARELRQFNFTKIVSLAPEVL, encoded by the coding sequence ATGAAATTCAACCCTGGAAATACAGGATCCCAATTTTTTTTACTACCCGGAGCTTCGATACATTTCGAAATCGAGAGATGTCTACCGGTTGATATAGTTGAAGCGCAGTCAAAATATGGTTTTTGGGGATGGAATTTGTGGCGTCAACCTATAGGGTTTCTAGTTTTTCTAATTTCTTCCCTAGCCGAGTGTGAACGATTACCTTTTGATTTACCAGAAGCAGAAGAAGAATTAGTAGCAGGTTATCAAACCGAATATTCCGGTATCAAATTTGGTTTATTTTACGTTGCTTTGAATGTAGCAGATAACAGCGGGGCTCGAGAATTGATGTGTATTCGAATCATAGGAGCTAGCAATCGTCGATATGCTCATATTGGTGACGTTATTGTTGTTGTGATCAAAGATGCAGTTCCAAACATGCCTCTAGAAAGATCAGAAGTGGTCAGAGCTGTAATTGTCCGTACTTGTAAAGAACTTAAACGTGACAACGGTATGATAATACGATATGATGACAATGCTGCAGTTGTGATTGATCAAGAAGGAAATCCAAAAGGAACTCGCGTTTTTGGTGCGATTGCCCGAGAATTGAGACAGTTCAATTTTACTAAAATAGTTTCATTAGCTCCCGAGGTATTATAA